A section of the Terriglobales bacterium genome encodes:
- a CDS encoding ABC transporter permease encodes MNSATQVRSLEAASPPFRLPGLHISGPPTVTIRAGKGWQSLAFHELWDYRELLFFLTWRDIKVRYKQTVLGVAWAIIQPFFGMVVFTIFFGRLAKVPSDGIPYPLFCYAALLPWQLFAYALTESSNSVVTNERLITKVYFPRLVIPISAVLAGLVDFVIAFGVLLVMMAYYGVRPGWAVLTLPLFVLFAVATALGVGLWLSALNVRYRDVRYTLPFITQLWLFASPVAYSSSLVPERWRPLYGLNPMTGVVEGFRWALLGRTTPPGMMVLVSGVVVVVVLLSGLFYFRRVERSFADLV; translated from the coding sequence ATGAACAGCGCGACGCAAGTACGCTCGCTTGAAGCCGCATCTCCACCATTTCGCCTGCCGGGATTGCACATTTCAGGTCCTCCTACTGTCACCATTCGCGCCGGAAAGGGTTGGCAATCGCTCGCATTCCACGAACTGTGGGACTACCGCGAACTGTTGTTCTTCCTGACTTGGCGTGACATTAAGGTTCGCTACAAGCAGACGGTGCTCGGGGTCGCGTGGGCCATTATCCAGCCGTTCTTTGGCATGGTAGTGTTCACGATCTTCTTCGGCCGCTTGGCAAAAGTACCGTCGGACGGCATTCCTTATCCGCTCTTTTGTTACGCAGCGCTCTTGCCATGGCAGCTTTTCGCGTACGCGCTTACTGAGTCCAGCAATAGTGTGGTCACTAACGAGCGCTTGATCACCAAAGTCTACTTCCCCCGTTTGGTAATTCCAATCTCCGCCGTCCTCGCTGGCCTGGTGGACTTTGTCATCGCTTTCGGAGTGCTGCTGGTCATGATGGCGTACTACGGTGTCCGCCCGGGATGGGCGGTGTTAACTCTGCCGCTGTTTGTACTGTTTGCAGTCGCCACCGCGCTCGGCGTCGGCCTTTGGCTCTCGGCATTGAATGTTCGTTATCGTGATGTGCGGTACACGTTGCCTTTCATCACCCAGCTTTGGCTCTTCGCATCGCCGGTTGCCTATTCCAGCAGTCTGGTACCGGAACGGTGGCGTCCTCTATATGGCTTGAATCCTATGACCGGCGTCGTTGAAGGCTTCCGTTGGGCATTACTGGGCCGAACTACTCCTCCAGGCATGATGGTTCTTGTCTCCGGAGTTGTAGTGGTTGTGGTCCTGCTCAGCGGCCTGTTTTATTTCCGACGAGTAGAGCGGAGTTTTGCAGACCTGGTGTAG
- a CDS encoding GNAT family N-acetyltransferase, translated as MPEISRAHPKHADDIAAVINAAFRVERTYRVGERTSAADVIRLMQSGLFLVAGEGNRIVGAVYVRITDKIGYFAMLAVEPSSQRSGIGRVLLEAAEDYCREHGCTVMTLTTGEFRQELLKYYAHFGYQVTGIEPAPEASAFNRAVNVVSMAKPLVPSATPSPERQK; from the coding sequence ATGCCAGAGATTTCGAGAGCTCACCCCAAGCACGCAGACGATATTGCGGCAGTCATCAACGCTGCTTTTCGGGTGGAACGTACTTACCGTGTAGGAGAGCGCACCTCGGCCGCAGATGTCATTCGCCTCATGCAAAGCGGACTCTTCCTTGTGGCTGGCGAGGGGAACCGAATCGTCGGTGCAGTTTACGTTCGCATCACTGACAAGATTGGCTATTTCGCCATGCTTGCCGTTGAGCCCTCCTCCCAACGTTCAGGTATCGGTCGCGTGTTGCTCGAAGCCGCTGAAGACTACTGTCGCGAACACGGTTGTACGGTAATGACGCTCACCACCGGCGAGTTCCGTCAGGAGCTGTTGAAGTATTACGCTCATTTTGGTTACCAGGTCACGGGTATCGAACCTGCCCCTGAAGCTTCTGCCTTCAATCGCGCGGTCAATGTGGTCAGCATGGCCAAGCCGTTAGTCCCAAGTGCCACGCCCTCGCCTGAGCGTCAGAAGTAA
- a CDS encoding MOSC domain-containing protein, translating into MKIISVNVGLPREVAWRGEMVRTGIFKEPVDGPVMIRELNLNGDQQADLRVHGGAKKAVYAYPAEHYDYWRRELPEVTFSWGNFGENLTTEGLVEDSLHIGDRLRLGSAILQVSQPRMPCYKLQIRFGRDDMIKRFLLSGRSGFYFSVIEPGEVRAGSEISIVSRDAEQLTIADTNRLYFEQARERKAAQQKPTS; encoded by the coding sequence ATGAAGATCATTTCCGTCAATGTTGGGTTGCCACGGGAAGTCGCCTGGAGGGGCGAGATGGTCCGCACGGGAATCTTCAAGGAGCCGGTAGATGGTCCGGTGATGATCAGGGAGTTGAACCTGAATGGGGACCAGCAGGCTGACCTGAGAGTGCATGGCGGAGCGAAGAAAGCGGTGTACGCGTATCCTGCCGAGCACTATGACTACTGGCGGCGTGAGCTGCCGGAGGTGACGTTCTCGTGGGGGAATTTCGGGGAAAATCTGACCACCGAGGGACTAGTAGAAGATTCGCTTCACATCGGCGATCGTTTACGACTGGGCTCGGCCATCCTGCAGGTTAGCCAGCCACGCATGCCTTGCTACAAATTGCAGATCAGATTCGGGCGGGACGACATGATCAAGCGATTTCTTTTAAGCGGCCGAAGTGGATTTTATTTCTCCGTCATTGAGCCGGGAGAGGTCAGGGCGGGTTCGGAGATCAGCATCGTGAGTCGCGATGCCGAGCAACTTACGATCGCCGATACTAATCGTTTGTATTTTGAGCAAGCACGTGAGCGGAAAGCCGCCCAACAAAAACCCACTTCGTAG
- a CDS encoding alkaline phosphatase family protein, producing MNSHLQPLAGILLVLAVVAAPGCGGSSKTLSNALGPRGSASSGGQAGVAPASTGTTLLFNHVFIVMEENHSYSSVIGNSSMPYLNSLASQYGLATQYYGNTHPSIGNYFMLTTGKIVTNNDSFSGTVSGDNVVAHLLTAGKTWKSYAEGLPYTGYTGGNTGSYLKRHNPFAYLSNVVTSSVQKLNLVPFTNFKTDLASGHLPNYTFIVPNACNDAHSCSLATADSWLKKNIAPLVANATFQQSGILFIIFDESYTSDTYHGGGHVAFVSVSGNGPKGYRSDTFFQHQSALKATLQALGVTTFPGAASTAPNMTAFF from the coding sequence GTGAATTCGCACCTCCAGCCGCTTGCCGGTATTTTATTGGTTCTCGCAGTGGTCGCAGCGCCAGGTTGTGGTGGAAGTAGTAAGACCCTATCGAACGCTCTCGGTCCTCGAGGGAGTGCCTCATCAGGGGGCCAAGCAGGCGTCGCACCTGCTTCCACTGGTACCACCCTGCTTTTCAATCATGTTTTCATCGTCATGGAAGAAAACCATAGCTATTCCAGCGTGATCGGCAACTCGTCCATGCCTTACCTGAACAGCCTGGCTTCGCAGTATGGCTTGGCCACGCAGTATTACGGCAATACTCATCCGTCCATTGGCAATTACTTCATGCTCACCACCGGCAAGATAGTCACCAATAACGATTCCTTCAGCGGTACTGTTTCGGGGGACAACGTTGTTGCTCACCTGCTCACTGCTGGGAAAACCTGGAAATCTTATGCTGAAGGCTTGCCTTACACCGGTTACACAGGCGGAAACACCGGTTCTTACCTGAAACGTCACAATCCCTTCGCTTATCTTTCCAACGTCGTTACGAGCAGCGTTCAGAAGCTAAACCTGGTGCCGTTCACGAACTTTAAGACAGATCTTGCGAGCGGGCATCTGCCGAACTATACGTTCATCGTGCCCAACGCCTGCAACGACGCGCACAGCTGCTCCCTGGCGACTGCCGATTCGTGGTTGAAAAAGAACATCGCCCCTCTAGTCGCAAACGCCACATTCCAGCAGAGCGGCATCTTGTTCATCATCTTCGACGAGTCCTATACCTCGGACACATATCACGGGGGCGGGCATGTCGCCTTCGTTTCGGTCAGTGGAAACGGTCCCAAGGGATATCGCTCGGACACTTTCTTCCAGCATCAGAGCGCGTTAAAAGCCACCCTTCAAGCGTTAGGGGTAACCACGTTTCCGGGAGCCGCTTCCACTGCCCCGAATATGACCGCGTTCTTTTAG